The Argentina anserina chromosome 5, drPotAnse1.1, whole genome shotgun sequence genome includes the window AGCTCGAGTAAAAGCAGCTAAATCATCTAAAAAAGCTTGAGCAGTGTGAAAATGAGGAGAATCAAAGGTGATCAAACCTAATTCATTATCattacttttttgtttttgccaAAACATCCGCAGTTTTGATAGTTTCGTGAAAAAAATGTGAGTTATCTGCACATAAACCATGGACTGCATCAAATTCAAGCACCCAAGAGAACCCAAGTGATGATTAGTAAGGATATAATCATTTCTGTACTCCTAAATTTTATaatcttctattaataaagccaaaagagaaattttatagttAAATTTTTGAACTACCCAAATGTCTACGGTACTAAAGGTATGATcgtaatttataaattataaaagtgaaaagaaagaaaaatgatttcTACATGAGGTAAACGATAAGTTTCTTGCTTCTATTTAGGTCCTCATTGATTCTCCGAATTCTTCACACTATTGTTTCTTGTAAACTGATGCAAGCATCAGAACACCTTGATGAATCAGATTCTGATTTATCTTACTCTGATTCGGAGGTAATAAAGACGTAGTGCTTTTTGTgtttctagtttttttttttttttattgaggaGCAATGACTTGGCATTGGGGGGAATTGGATTTTGCTTTCTTATGCCTCTGTATAGTTGTAAAACCTGAATGTTCTTTGAATTAAGTTATGGCTTATGTGACTTTTGTGAATATTATAATGGATAAGATTTCAGGAAATTGATCTATCCAGCAAATGAAGTCaacattaaaataaaacacgTTCAAGTTTTGTGATGTGCAACTTCTATGTGCTGCGGAAAAAAGTGGACATCAAATAAGAATTCACTTTTTTCAATCAACACAAAGACACACACATCTCCCACTTTCAAGTTGTTGCCTTGCACAAATTCCCACCAACCAACTCTGAAGCGGGCCCTTGTGGAATGACGGAACTCGACTGGCCATTTTATCTCATTTGAATCTCGAAGACGGACTTCGCTGGGCTGCTCTTTGAGATGCTCCTTGGCAAATGCAGATGGCAGATGCTGAAAATAGGAAGTGAAAACATGGAAGATGATGTAAAAGAATAAAACTGTACTCGAGTATAGTGTAATTTTCTGTTGTGTTAAAAGGAAGCAATTTTGGCTAGTTCAAAACAAGTCGTAAACAGAAAATCACAGTTGTATATATAGAAAGCTTACCAGATAACGTGCATGGACATATGTAGGAGACATGGTAACCATGAAAAAGGGTTTTCCAGGTTTGAAAGCCTTTGCTCTACGATGAGCTGGATCATCTCCCATTCCCTTTACTAGATGCTTAGTCCTAGAAACTTTAGGTCTTTGCTGCAAGAACTGTTTGGTACTAGATGAGCCACTAATGTCTTTGATGTTGCTGTGCGCTTCAATTGGTCTGTTACAACCAGTTCTCTTCCTTTTGTGAGGCTGTGGTGCTACTGAAGATTCAATGAATTCCGAATATTCATTTTCATCGTCATCAATCTCACTATTGTTgccatcatcctcatcaataTCTACAAATGTAGTTATAAGGAAGGAACAATCGCATGGTTAATCTTTATGACACATCTACCAAATGATAATTTCAAACTAGCTAATAAATAACTCACTTAGGATACCCCCAGCCTCTATGGCTACTTCAAATGAGATTCTGTTGGCATCATTGAACGAAAACTTGCATACATGTCCGACTTTTAAATTATTGTCTTGCACAAACTTACTCCAACCAGACTGAAATTTAGCTCGTTGTCCATAGTGTTTTAATTTAACATGCCAATTTCCGTTCCCGCCCGGAACACAAAGGCTAGCATATGTAGCGTCTGAAGCAGGATATGTCTGGGAGAACTTAGAAGGCAGCCACTGAAAATTTTGACCAAACAAGGCAATAAGAAATTCaatgagataaaaaaaaagatagattAAAGATAAACATAAAGAGAATTTTGATTCTGTTGTGTATAATGTGTATGGTTGCTCAATTCTTGTAGATTAAAAcaagaaatataaataaaatgcaTACCAAGTGTTTAATATAAGATGGCTGTATAACAATTTCGAAAGAAGTGTTATCGTCCTCAGCATCAATATCATTGTCCTGATCATCTTTTTCTGCTACAAGGTCCCTTTTTGCTGTTAAAGCTTATAATATGCATGATATAACCACAAGCTAGAACATAGATAGTAGTAGgaataacaaataacatacTGAAGGTAAACAACTAAAAAGAAtttcatatatgtgccttACTTTTCAGTTCTGATCTGGACCTATGTACTGCTTTCGTTTTCATTTGCGATATCTCCAGATTGCTTGCTTGATGTTAAAGTTTTGACATTTCTTACTATAAAATTCCCTCATTATCCCTTGCCATATGAATATCTATGTCAATACTCGACATGTATGTTATAATTACTTTGACTGTAATAGGAATTCAGCATTAAACCATCAACATCATTACTGGAGGCCATCAACAAAGAGAAACAACTGTACTATCATGACTTCATGAGTCTTTTGGTGCGCACAGTAAAGAGAGAAGCAACCCTTTGAACAATCTTAGATCAACAGGCTAACAACTTCGATATGCTGATTAAACACATCATgtattttttagaaaaaaatatgagaaCAACCTAGCTAGCCTCTAACTAGGAAACCCCCATATTCTGAACACTAAGCCACAACGTCTGTGTTTGTGGAAATTTTACTGGGACAATGTATGAATTTGGTACTTAATATGTTCAGAACCATGTACATTTTTGGAGAAACACTATGACACTGTACTTCATTCTCTATACCTCAAAAGTCAATTTAATCAACACATCAACAATTTAGAAAACCCGCAGCAACACATGGGCATTGACTCTAGTGTAGTTACAAGTAAGTAACAAGGGCATGGTTAATCTTTATGACATTTCTACCAAATGACAAtttcaaacaaataaaaaactcACCTAGGGTATTCCCAGCTTCTATGGCTACTTCAAATGAGAGTCTGGCAGTATCATTGAACATAAACTTGCATACATGTCCGACTTTTAAATTATTGTCTTGCACAAAATTACTCCAACCATCCTGCACTTGAACTCTTTGTCCATAGTGTTTTAATTTAACAGGCCAATTACTCTTCCCACCAGAAACACAAAGGCTAGCATATGTAGCGTCTGAAGTAAGAAATATCTGGGAGAACTTAGAAGGCAGCCACTGAAAATTTTGACCAAACAAGGCAATAAGAAATTCaatgagataaaaaaaaagatagattAAAGATAAACATAAAGAGAATTTTGATTCTGTTGTGTATAATGTGTATGGTTGCTCAATTCTTGTAGATTAAAACAAGACATAAAAACATAAGCATACCAAGTGATTAGTATAAGATGGCTGTATGACAATTTCGAAAGAAGTGTTATCGTCCTCAGCATCAATATTATTGTCCTGATCATTTTCATTGttgtcttcttcatcatcgttATCTTCATCAATGCTTGCATTGTCAATGCATGTGTTATCTGGAGAATAGTAAATGTGATATCTAATATAGTCAGTCTCTATGAAACTTATATTAAGTAACCATTGAATAATTGAAAATCAGAAGATAACTAACCTGTTGGCAAGACGCAATTTATAGGTTGTATGGTTTGGTCCTTGTGGAAAATGACAACTTCAAACAGGGGTCTAGCATAGTCAATCAACATAAAAACACATGCATCACCAACTTTTAGTTGATTGTCTTGAATAAACTCCCACCAATGATCATGGAATTCGGCTCTTGAGTTTTCACATTTTAATGCAACCTTCCAAATTCTTCCATCTGAAACCTGGAGGGTAACCTCACCAGATTCAGAACTAAGATGTGTCCTCATAAACTCGTAGGGCAAGCtctgcaacaaaaaaaaaagaattgaaagaCAGTGAAAAACTTTTTGTAGAGAGAATATATTTGTGATTCTGCTTTATAGATAGAAGCAATTTTTATCTGTGTTAAGGGGTTGAAGCTCACCAATATCAATCCATAGTTAACATTCTgcagcaattcaattttgaaaaGCGGATATTCAGGTTTGACTCGTTGCATAGTCTCAGATGCTCTTTGGAACCTTTGTCCCCTGTTCCTTTTCCCAGAAAAATCCAGTTTTCCTGTATAATTTATAACATGACACATATTACAAACTTGAACATGCAGAATGGGATGATATACAG containing:
- the LOC126795811 gene encoding B3 domain-containing protein REM19-like, which codes for MGDDPAHRRAKAFKPGKPFFMVTMSPTYVHARYLHLPSAFAKEHLKEQPSEVRLRDSNEIKWPVEFRHSTRARFRVGWWEFVQGNNLKVGDVCVFVLIEKSEFLFDVHFFPQHIEVAHHKT
- the LOC126795812 gene encoding B3 domain-containing transcription factor VRN1-like; the encoded protein is MSSLPPKVGCRPRFQKIFFTYFPEKVKRKLVSFFFSVNMSYLITFVLEAKNCHVVQKLPVKFVKDHGDELSNPVHFKFRGIEWPMKLKRHKDEAWFDKGWEEFSKSYSFEYNDLLIFAYEGNSTFQVSLFDRPPKLIESDEDDLIPPSPQPHITTHSSGGQAEVQEEASSLETIHRSRLELKRKRDLVAEKDDGEAEYELNTRQGIKNSRMRRKLDFSGKRNRGQRFQRASETMQRVKPEYPLFKIELLQNVNYGLILSLPYEFMRTHLSSESGEVTLQVSDGRIWKVALKCENSRAEFHDHWWEFIQDNQLKVGDACVFMLIDYARPLFEVVIFHKDQTIQPINCVLPTDNTCIDNASIDEDNDDEEDNNENDQDNNIDAEDDNTSFEIVIQPSYTNHLWLPSKFSQIFLTSDATYASLCVSGGKSNWPVKLKHYGQRVQVQDGWSNFVQDNNLKVGHVCKFMFNDTARLSFEVAIEAGNTLVKVIITYMSSIDIDIHMARDNEGIL